One Carya illinoinensis cultivar Pawnee chromosome 5, C.illinoinensisPawnee_v1, whole genome shotgun sequence genomic window, CAGTACCACCAATGGAAGGGATGTAACGATGTTTACATCGATAATATATGCTGCGCCTAAGTTATCCCTGGAGGCCTAGCAATCAAAGCGTAGCTGGCCacaagtaagggtaagagaaagGAGAGTAGGGGtaagagaaagaagaaccaGGAAATGAGACCAAGGCCAGCACAGGAAGAAGGTGGGCGTGGAATGATGGGACGCCAACCTTTCGGATACAATCCTACACATACACGTACTAACAGGGTATTTAAggatcaaatttaaaaatagatagAGATCACAGCGAAACCCGCTAACTCCAACATAATGCATAGCAAGGCCTTATGTCCCTAACAAAATGCCTAAAAGGTGGCTGTACTCACCAACTTGTCATAAAAAACACTACTTAAAGAGTCACGTTGCATTAATTGTGACAGCATGGTGACCTATATAGAAGATGTGCACCCTTAACACAATCTACGAAGGACCACCTTGTCATGGAGTATAAAAGTTGAACTATaggttagaatattttttcttaagttCTATGTGATATAAGATTTCTTCTAAGGATCAATAAATTGACTAAGGCATCAAGGTTTTCCATCAATCACGAGCCCTCATTTTTCTTGTGTTGCCGGTGATCAAGCCTAGTCTCCAGTGTGTGAAATACGTCATCAACAACCAACATTCGTCgttataaaaatgaatatttatgacGAGTTATTTACAacgaaaatgactatttataataaaaattcacaatatatttattttaaaagaacatAACTAACCTCAAATAAGCCATTTACTTTTAATGCGTCTACTTAGTCTGCCCTCACTGATATACTATCATGATATTGTTGTTATTATCCCTTGAATGAAAAGCAGTTGGGAAAATTGTTTTTCCTTGGTTTTTGTCAATCCTGTTATATAGTACGCACATACTATAATGAATCGCAGCTTTACCATTCtcttaaaatgaaatatagCTAGCTAACAACCCAATTACGGGTGCGTACGTATTTTGCATACAACGAATCAAGACCGCATATTATTTAGAATAAATCTATCGTGCCATTCCAATGTGATTATGTGACCATGCATACCATTGGACcgtttattaaaaatttatttattctttacttactaataaagaataattaaagatgtaattttttgtatattaatgtatttttttttattttttaaaacgatttaaatttattaaaaatatgaaaagaaaaaagggccaaaaaataaaaatttgctaGCGGTAATGAAGAGTGTTGCTCGCTCTATTATTtatctaaattttcaaataaaaaacgtTGTCGTCAATGAAAATTTGCTATctcaattaatataaaaaaaaacaagttttaaattattttacaagcATAATCCCAAACAGACAGAATTTGGTTAGTGAAGTAATCGttacttcattattatttataaacagaTTATCAATAAACTAACTATTAactatctttttattattattcattatttcttactactatttaccgATTATTTAAATCACATTCAAACATAAGCTACTCTTAACAAATACGTACGAATATATAGCTAACATAATGATATGGCATAAGGCTATGCCGAGGGATCCATCGTTGCCTTGTAGCAAATTAGCCATGGACGATAAAGGATGCAAACTTGTTCACCAAATCAATGGCATTTTCAGAATCTGGCTTCATAAGATGGAAAATATGATCCTCTCCCTGATGCTCCACAACCTCCACACTCCCACCCCACCCGCTCTTCTTCAATTCCTCGTAATAAGATCCGCCTACGCCTCTTAAATGGTCATTTTCAGCAAAAAATATCAGCATCCTCTCGCACCCCAGCCTACTCAGTTCCTCTGCGGGCGGTTTCAGTCTCGGATCCTCCAACCCACCACTCGTTGGGAACATATACAACCACATCTCATCATCCTCCATGCCACCAAAAAACGGGTGCACCAAAATCGCCCCAATAACCTTCAAGCCCGGTAGCCCTATAGATCCGACCCGAACGACCAGCGTGTGAGTAATGTTCCCTCCCCCACTATCTCCACCGACAAAAACCCGGTTAAGATCTGCATGTTCATTCAACCATGGCTCCGGCCCGTTTCCATTCGCATGAGATGCGATCCATTGGAGCCCCGCCCACGAGTCCTCATAACAAGCGGGTGGGGGCCGCTCCGGGAAAAGCCCATACTCAACCGAGACAGCGATGGCATTGGCTTTAGCAGCCAAGGAGGCGACGTGCTTGTGGTACATCGGAGAGAAGGCAGACTCGAAGCAGAAGGCACCGCCATGGATGTAGAAGAGTACCGGAAGTTTCCGAGTAGTGTCAATGATCCGGGGTAGGAATATCCGGGCGGATACAGGAAGTTTATTTGAAATAACTACGTCCTTGGATTGGACCCCTGTAGTTGGGTCGTTGAAGGGTGGGATTTTATGCGTCGGGATGAATTTTTCGATCCGACCATCTCTGTGTACCCGGAAGAAACGAAATTCATGGGTTATTTCATTGCCAACCGACTCCATTTGAAGGAAGAGGATGACAAAGATTTATACACTTCTCTCAATGGGAGAGGTTGGCTTTGTTAATGCTTGTGGGcagaatgaagagaaggaagggcATTTATAAGATGGAATGAAAACTAAATAGAAATATACTAACCCGAACAAATAAACTAGATTTACGTTACTTtcctataatttttcttaaattttaactaaaaataacactttttataattttttcttaaatttgactcatttaaaaaaaacctttttatattttattttttatcatttttctattctattagaatgatttttttaatatttttattattttatttctat contains:
- the LOC122310657 gene encoding 2-hydroxyisoflavanone dehydratase-like, producing MESVGNEITHEFRFFRVHRDGRIEKFIPTHKIPPFNDPTTGVQSKDVVISNKLPVSARIFLPRIIDTTRKLPVLFYIHGGAFCFESAFSPMYHKHVASLAAKANAIAVSVEYGLFPERPPPACYEDSWAGLQWIASHANGNGPEPWLNEHADLNRVFVGGDSGGGNITHTLVVRVGSIGLPGLKVIGAILVHPFFGGMEDDEMWLYMFPTSGGLEDPRLKPPAEELSRLGCERMLIFFAENDHLRGVGGSYYEELKKSGWGGSVEVVEHQGEDHIFHLMKPDSENAIDLVNKFASFIVHG